GTTTCGAGACACCGACCGGAGGCCGGGTGCGGCTCGGCGGCGTCGACGTCACGGACGCGCCGACGCGCAACCGCGACCTCAACATGCTCTTCCAGAGCTACGCGCTGTTCCCCCATCTGACCGTGTTCGACAACGTGGTGTTCGAACTGCGAGTGCGTCGTGTGCCCAAGGCGGAGGCCGATCGGCGGGCGAAGGAGGCGCTCGAGCTCGTCAGGCTCGCCCACCTCGGGGATCGGAAGCCGGATCAGCTCTCGGGCGGTCAACGGCAGCGGGTCGCGCTCGCTCGGGCCGTGGTCTCCGGACCCAAGGTGGTGCTGCTCGACGAGCCGCTCGGCGCGCTCGACCAGCAACTCCGGAAGGAGATGCAGTACGAGCTCAAGCGGATGCAGCGCGAGGTCGGCATCACGTTCATCTATGTGACGCACGATCAGGAGGAGGCGCTCACCATGTCGGACCGTATCGCCGTCATGTCCGAGGGCGTCGTGCAGCAGGTCGCGGGGCCGGAGGACATTTACAACCGGCCCGAGACGCGCTTCGTGGCGGGTTTCATCGGCAGCTGCAACCTGCTCGATGTGACGGTACCTGCCGGCTCCGCGGGCCAGCAGGTGGGTGCCGCGGCCGAGGGCATCGGCATTCTCCCGGCCGTGCTGGCGGAGGACGTGCATCGCGAGCAGGCGGGGACCCTGCTGCTGCGGCCCGAACGCATCGAGGTTCGTCGCGGTGAGGACGCAGCGGGCGAGGGGATCACCGGCACGGTGGAGACGCTCACCTTTCTGGGGGAGGAGTGGCACGTGCATCTCGCCGTCGGGGGGCATCCGATCAAGGTGTCGCTCTCGAGCCTCGTGAAGGAGCGGGATCTGCCCGGCCTCGCCGTCGGCGAGGAGCTCCGCATCGGCTGGCGCCCCGAAGATGCGCGCATCGTGATCCGCTGATCCTGCCGCTCAGCTGATCTGCTGCTCCCCTCCGTTCTGTTCCACCTCGAGATCGGGTCGCGGATCCCTCATCGGATTCCGCGGCCCGAGGCTCGACCCGCACTGCAAGCCCCACTGAGAGAGGTCCTGATGAGAGTCGCCGTTGTTCAAACGACACCCGGCATCGACGCCGACGTCAATTTCGCCACCATCCGTCGTTACACCGCGGAGGCGGCCTCGCGCGGCGCCGGCCTCGTGGTATTCCCCGAAGAGGCCGCACTGCTCGCCGACGACGAGATCAAACCCCGGATGGCGGAGATCGTGCGTGATGTGTGGCCTCGCTTCGAGCATCTGCTGGCCGAGCTCGCCCGGCAGCACCGTGTAGCGATCATCGCGGCCGGCTACGAGCCGAATGATGCGGGGACGCCGTACAACACGATCCTCGCCTTCGACCACACGGGTGGGGAGATCGCCCGCTACCGCAAAATGCACACCTACGATGCGTTCGCCTACCGGGAGTCGGCCTACGTCACACGAGGATCCGAACTGCCTCCGATCATCGAGGTCGAAGGGCTGCGGGTCGGCATCGCGAACTGCTATGACATACGCTTCCCGGAGCTCTTCCGCAGCATGGCGGATCGCGGGGTCGACGTCATCTCGCTGTCGGCCGCGTGGGTCTCGGGCAAGGGCAAGGAGGAGCACTGGGAGGTGCTCACCAAGGCCCGTGCCATCGAGAACGTGAGCTGGTTCCTCGCGTCAGGGACGGTCGGCGCCGACTCGGTCGGGCTCAGCCGCGTGATCGATCCTCTCGGAGTGGTCGTCGCCGGCGCTGACGCCCACGGGGAGGGCGTCGTCATCGCCGATATCGACGAGGAGCGCACGCGCCTCGCGCGACGGATGCTCCCGGCGCTCGACAACCGCCGCATCGAACTCGAATACAGCATCCGGTAGCCCGGCGTCCCGCAGCGCCCTCAACCGTCTCCGAATCTCCGACTCCGAAAGGAACACCGATGTTCTTCCACACAGGGAGCACCCCGAAAGGCCTCTCCGATGAACTGCGGGCCAAGCTCGAGCGCTTGAGCTTTCCCACCCTCGGCCACTACCTCGAGGAAGGCTTCGTCGATCCCGAGATCCGACGCGTCGTCGCGGCAGGCGGCCGAGTGATCGGCACCGCCTTCACCGTTCGCACCACCGCTACCGATTCCACGGCGCTGCATCACGCGGCCGGCATGATCGAACGCGGCCAGGTGCTCGTTCTCGACACCGGCGGCGATCGTCGGCATGCCCCGCTCGGGGAAGTGGTGGCGGCCCAGCTCGCGGTGCGCGGCGCTGCGGGGGCCGTCGTCGACGGGGTCGTCACCGATGTCGACGAGATCGAGGGTCTCGGCCTGACCGTGCACGCGCGGGGCACCAGCATGCTCACGACCAAGCTGCACGGGATCGACGCGGGCGGTGTCAACGTGCCGGTGACCTGCGGAGGGGCCGTCGTGCGCCCCGGAGACGCGGTGCTCGCCGACGCCAACGGCGTGCTGGCGGTGCCGATCGACGTGCTCGAACGCATCGTCGACATCGCACTCGACGATGACGCAGAGGAACCCGAGCTCGTCGGCGACCTCCGGGCCGGAAGGCCGCTGGGCGCACTCACCGGCGCGAGCGCGACGGTCGAGGCGCTGCTCTCGAGCGACACCCCGCAGTAAAGGGGCCGCCGCGCTCGCGGAGACCCTCGCATCACCCTCGACGAGGATCGGCCGGCAGGCCGCTGCTTCGTCATGCCCGAATACCTCTCGAAAGGACCAGACATGCTGCTGAAAGCCGCTATCAACGGTGGACGATCCGCCGAGGAGCACCCCGCTGTGCCGCGCACCACCGAGCAGATCGTGGAAGCGAGCCTCGCAGCCGTTGCCGCGGGCGCCGACGTCGTGCACGCGCACGTGCTGACGGACGACGGCGAGCAGACCATCCGCCCCGAAGCGGTCGGGGCATGGGTCCGCGCTATGCGCGCCGCGGATCCGTCGATCGTCATCGGCACCACGACCGGCCTATGGACGGTCTCATCGCACGAGGAGCGCATGGCCCATGTCGCCGCCTGGCCGGCCGACGCCCTGCCGGACTTCGCATCGGTGGCGTTCTCGGAGGAGGGCGCGGCCGAGGCGGCCGAGCTGGTGCTCGAGCGAGGCATGATCCTGGAATCCGCCGTCTGGTCGATGGAGGACGTCCCGGCCCTGCTCGCTTCTCCCACGCTGTACCGCAATGTGCGGGTGCTCATCGAGCCCGAGGTCGAGGACGCCGGAATCGCGGTGGGGCAGTGCCGTGAGATCGCTGCGGTGCTGCGCGAAGCGGGGGTCACCGCACCGATTCTGTATCACGGTTACGACGAGACGGTCTGGCCGGTCGTGGAGGCCGCCATCGAGGACGGCTGCGAGACTCGGATCGGATTCGAGGACGGGGTGACGATGCCCGACGGCTCGGCACCGCGCGACAACGCAGAGCTCGTGCGCGCCGTGCGCGAGTTGGAGCGCCGCTGACCATCGCGGTCATGGGGCCCGCCGCGAGCCCGGTCGAGTGGCGGCCCGTTCCGGCCCCGTGGCCGCTCCGCGCGACCCGATACCCTGGTGTGCGGCGGGGAAGCGCCGGTGGGAGAGGGGGCTGGCATGCTGGACGACCTGGATCGACGACTCATCGAGATGCTCGCGCGTGACGGGCGACGCAGCTTCGCCTCGTTGGCGGAGGAGCTCGGAGTCTCCCAGTCGACGGTGCGCTCCCGGCTCTCGAAGCTGCGCGAGGACGATGTGCTGCAGATCGTCGCGCTGTGCAACGCGTTGCTGCTCGGGCACCAGGTCGTGCGCCTCCTGCTCAGGGTGCGCAACCTGACTCCGCGAGCGGTTGCGAACGGGCTGCTCGGCATCAGCCAGATCAACCACGTCGCCCTCGTCGCCGGATCGCACGACCTCTATCTCGAGGCGACCTGTCGGGATCAGCCCCGTCTCATCGACCTGCTCGATGAGATCCGGCGGCATCCTGGCGTGGCCTCGATCCAGCCCATCATCGTCACCTCCCTCGCGAAGGACTACACGTGGGAGGGGCTGCGGGGCACTGCGGGGCAGAGCATCAGCGACCCGGACGGGTGAGGAGTCTGCCGGCGCGATTGGTCGGCAGAGGATCGCGGAAGCCCTGCCACAGATAGGTGTCCCGCATCACCTCGAGCACCGTGAGCGTCTCGAGGTCGGAGATGCCGCGGATCCGTCGGAGATCCTGCAGCACGATCCTTCCGAGCTCCTGCGCGTCCTGCGCCACCACATCGAGGATGATGTCGTAGTAGCCGAGCGCGCACGCCACGTACTTCACTTTGGGATGGTCTGCGATCTGCTCGGCGACGCGCGCAACCGGCACCTCGGTGACGCGGATTCCGATGTGAGCGGCGATCCCGCCGATCTTCGTCTCGTCGTACATGCCGACGACGTAGATGATGCCGAGCGAGACGAGACGATTGTAGCGCTGCCTCACCGTCGGCTCGGAGAACCCGATGCGGCGCCCGATCTCGGAGAACGAGAGTCGGCCGTCGACTCGGAGCTCATCGATGATGTCCCGGTCGACGTCGTCGAGGAGGGAGTCTTCTTCCTGCTGCTTCGTCGCGTCCACGCCCCGAGTCTACTCGTGGCCCATCGCGCCGCCGAGTGTTGGACCCCGTGAATGTCGGTGGGGGCCGGTAGCGTCGAGGGCAGCGAAAGGGGCACACCATGTTCATGCAGGATCGGGCCGACGGCCTCGGGCAGCGCATCGTGACGAGCGCGAGCGACCTGACCGCCGCGAGCATGTGCGAGTTCGCCTTTCTGCGGCGGGTCGATGCCAAGCTCGGGCGGAACGTCGAGGTGCCGCCCGACGACGACCCGATGCTCGCGCGGGCGGCTCGGCTGGGGGACGCGCACGAGGAGCGGACGCTCGAGGCGTACCGCGCTCGCCTGGGGAAGGGCGCGGTCGGCGCGGCGGGCGGTGTGGTCGAGATCCCTCGGCCCGACTCGATGAGCGAGGTCGCGCTGCTGGCCGTGGCCGAGCAGACGGTAGCGGCGCTGCGCGGTCGGGCCGACGTCGTGTTCCAGGCGACATTCTTCGAACCGCGGATCGAGAACGCTACTCGGGAGCGCGGCGGCGAAGGCCCCGGGTCGGGGGCTGAGCTCGACATCGGTTTCGTCGGGTTCGCCGACTTCCTCCGGCTCGAGCCCGACGGTGCGTACGAGGTGCAAGACACGAAACTCGCGCGCCGGGCGAAGGTCACCGCGCTCATGCAGCTCGCGGCCTACGCCGAGCAGATCGAACGACTGGGTGTCCCGGTCGCCGACGAAGCCGTGCTGATCCTGGGCGACGGCGTGCGCTCGCGGCACCGTATCGCCGATATCGCGCCGGTGTTCCGCGCGCGCCGCGAGCGGCTGCACCGGTTGCTGCGAAGCCGCGTCGGCGAGACCGGACCCGACGGGAGCCGCGAGAGCGCCGCTGCGATTCCCTGGGGCGCCGACGGGATCGCGGCGTGCGGGCGCTGCGAAGTGTGCGAACCCGAGATCATGCGCAGCCGTGATCCGCTCCTGATCTCGGGCATTCGGCGGAGCCAGCGAGATGCGCTCGTCGCGGAAGGGTACGACACGATCGAGGCCGTCGCTGCGCTCGCCGCCGATGCGCCCTCCGGGAAGGCGTCGCTCGACGGTCTCGCTCCGCAGGCGCTCGAACGGCTGAGCGCCCAGGCCGCTGTGCAGCTCGAGACGCGCCCCGGGGAGCCGCCGGCGCTGCGCATCATCGATGCGGGCGCGCTCGCCGCGCTCCCGGAGCCGAGCCCGGGCGATCTCTTCTTCGACTTCGAGGGCGACCCCATGTATCGGCAGCCCGGGCAGGGCGAGAACTCGAGCTGGGGGATCGACTACCTCTTCGGCATGGTCGACGTCGATCAGCGCTTCACTCCGATCTGGGCGCACGATCTCGCAGCCGAGAAACGGGCGCTGCTGGAGTTCCTCGATCTCGTGGCCGAACGTCGGTCCCGCTATCCCGACATGCACGTGTACCACTACGCCCCCTACGAGCGCTCCCACCTGCTCAGCATCGCGGCCAGGCACGGCGTCGGCGAGGCGAGAGTCGACCAGCTGCTGCGCGATCACGTGCTCGTCGACCTCTACCCGATCGTGCGTCGCGCACTGAGGGTCGGCTCCCGCTCCTATTCGATCAAGAAGCTCGAACCGCTCTACATGGGCGCGGAGCTGCGTGACGAGACCGGCGTGACGAGCGGCGCGCAGTCGGTCACCGAGTACGCGGAGGCGAGCGCGCAGCTCGCCTCCGACGACGAGACCGAGCGGCACGAGGGGCAGCGGCGCCTCGACGCGATCGCGGATTACAACCGCTACGACTGCGTCTCCACGCTCCGCCTCCGCGACTGGCTGCTCGAGCTCGGCGCGGCACAGGGCGTCACCCCGTCTGCGCGGAGCGATGGGGGAGAGGACGCGGGGCCCGAGATCGAGCTGAGCCCGGTGGCCCTCGCACTCGCAGTCCACGCCGAGGCGGCGGGGCCGCGCGACCGCGCCGCAGCCGCCCTGGCGGCGAGCGCCATCGACTATCACCAGCGCGAGCAGAAGTCGTTCTGGTGGGCGCATTTCGCACGACTCGTCGATCCGCTCGAGGAGTGGGCCGACACGCGAGACGTTCTGGTGGTCGACCGTGCGAACAGCGCGGTGGACGAGCCCTGGCACCTGCCCCAGCGCGCGCGGGTCTCGCGTCGCCGACTGCGACTGCGCGGTGAGCTGGCGCCGGGCAGCTCGCTGCGGGAGGGCGGCGAGGCATACGTCCTATACGAGCACCCGGCGCCCTTCCCGCAGCGCGGCGCGGCGCCCGGGGCTCGGGGCGCGCGACGGGTGAGGATCATCGAGCGTCTCGATGACGGAGCCGTCATCGATGAGTCTCTGGGCGACGCACAGCCGTACTCCGACCTGCCTCTCGCGCTCGTGCCCGGGCCGCCCCCGCCGGCCGGTGCCCAGAAGGGGGCGATCGAGGAGTGGGGTGCGAGCCTCGCAGCAGAGCTCGACCGCGGGCGGTTTCCCGCAGATCCCGTGGTCGATCTCATCCGTCGGGTACCGCCGAGGCTCAGGGGCGACGGCGCCCTCGCGCAGCCGGGTTCGGCGCAGAACGACGGGAAGGAGACCGATCTGATTGGCGCGGTCGTGAACAGCCTGCTGCGTCTTGACCGCAGCTATCTCGCCGTGCAGGGTCCGCCCGGCACCGGCAAGACCTACCTCGCTGCCCGCGTGATCCGCAACCTCGTCGAGCAGCACGGCTGGCGCATCGGAGTCGTCGCGCAATCGCACCGCGTGGTCGAGAACGTGCTCGAGGGGGCCGTCGCAGCGGGAATGCCAGCCTCGCAGGTCGGCAAGGTGCCGCAGGGAGGAGCTCTCGCCGAGGATGCCCCGGCGCCTGCCTATACGGTGTTGCCCCGCAACGGACACGCGCGCTTCGTCTCCGACCACAGTCACGCCGGCCGGGGGTGCGTGATCGGGGGCACCGCTTGGGATTTCAGCAATCCCGCCAGGTTCGATCGGGGCTCGCTCGATCTGCTCGTGATCGACGAGGCCGGGCAGTTTTCGCTCGCCCCCACGATCGCCGCCTCGGTGGCGGCTGAGCGCCTGCTGCTTCTGGGAGACCCGCAGCAGTTGCCCCAGGTCTCCCAGGGCAGTCACCCCGAACCGGTCGACACCTCGGCACTCGGCTGGCTGCTCGGCGACTACGAGACGGTGCCCGACGAACTCGGGTACTTCCTCGCCGAAACCCGCCGCATGCGTCCCGAGCTCGCCGACGTCGTCTCCGAGCTGGCCTACGAGGGCCGGCTCCGCGCCCACTCGACCGCGGCGGGGCGCGAGGCGATCGGGGCCGGCCCTCCGGGGCTGGTCTGGCATCCGGTCGCGCACCACGGCAATGCGACGAGCTCGGTGGAGGAGGCGGCCGAGGTGGTGCGGATCGTCCGTGAAGTGCTCCGGGGGTACCTTTCCGAGCGAGAAAACCCGAGTGCTGCGGGCGGTGCTGCCCGTCGTCCGCTCGAAGAGCGCGACCTCATCGTCGTCGCAGCGTACAACGCCCAGGTCGAGGTGGTCGGTGAGGCGCTGGCCGCGGCCGGGTTCGCGCGCGTGCGTGTCGGCACCGTCGACAAATTCCAGGGGCAGGAGGCCGTGATCGCAATCGTCACCCTCGCGGCCTCCAGCTCCGACGATGTACCGCGCGGCCTCGAGTTCCTGCTGATGCGCAACAGGCTCAACGTCGCGATCAGTCGGGCGCAGTGGGCGGCGCATCTCGTGTCCTCCGACCGGCTCGGCGACGGGCTTCCCACCACGGCCGAGGGGCTCGCGGCTCTCTCCGGGTACCTGCGCCTGATCGAGCGGGCGCGCACCGCCGAAGCGCGCGAGTCGGCGCCGCAGAACGACCGTCCGCGCTAGTTTGGGAGGCATGGTGAAACCAGGAGGCCCCTTCAAGACTCCGCCCTCGCGACGTCTCGAGCCGCTGCCGTCGGAGACGGTGCGTCCGCAGTCGGAGGCCACGCTTCGGCAGACGGAAGACCCCGCGCGTCAACCGGCGGCAGCGTCGGTGCTCGGGCCGTCGAGACGATCCAGGATCCCGGCCTTCGAGGTCATGCGGATCACCGACGAGATCGCCCATCGCCGCGCGGCGGGGCGCGACGTCGTCTCCCTCTGCGCGGGAGAGCCGGGGGCGCGTCCCGCTCCGGGCACGCTGAAGCCCGCGGGCTATACCGGTCCGCTCGGCACCTCACCTCTGCGGGAAGCGATCGCCGGGCACTACCGCGGCTGGTACGGCGTCGACGTGGATCCCGGCACGGTAGCGGTGACGACGGGATCATCCGGAGCGTTCCAACTCGTGTTCCTCGCGGCCTTCGATCCCGGCGACCGCGTCGCGCTCGCGAGCCCTGGCTATCCGGCCTATCGGAACATTCTGACCGCGCTCGGCGTGCAGGTGGTCGAGATCCAGGCCGGCCCCGAAACTCGATATCAGCCCACGCCGCAGCTGCTCGATGCCGCGGTCCGAGAGCACGGTCCGCTCGCCGGACTCGTCCTCGCTTCCCCGGCCAACCCCACAGGCACGATGCTCGCGCGCGCCGAACTCGCGGCGCTCGTGGAGTGGAGCCGCATGAACGGGGCACGGCTCATCAGCGACGAGATCTATCACGGAATCACCTTCCCGGACGCCGGGGCGGAGTCCCGCAATGGTGGTGTCGCGTCCGATGCACGAGGTGTGACCGTGCGCGAGCTCGACGCCGAGGCGGTCGTGATCAACTCGTTCTCGAAGTACTGGGGCATGACCGGGTGGCGCCTCGGATGGGCGCTGCTGCCGCCCGACCTCGTCGCCCCCTTCGAAGCGCTCGCGTCGAACTTCGCGCTCTCGCCGCCCGCACCCGCACAGGAACTCGCGCTCTCGGCCTTCACCGAAGAGAGTTATGCCCAGCGCGACGCGGTGGTGGCCGGCTTCGCGCGAGCAAGAGCACTCATCCTCGAGGCCGAACCTCAGCTCGAGTGGGGTGTGGCCGCGCCGTCCGACGGCGCGTTCTACTACTACTCCGAGCTCGGCCCCCAGCTCGAGCGCTTCGGCGGCTCAGTGGCCTACGCCCGGGCGCTGCTCGAAGAAGCCGACGTCGCGGTGGTGCCCGGTGTCGATTTCGATCCGATCGCGGGCGACCGCGCGGTGCGACTGTCCTATGCTGCAGGCGAGGCGGCGGTCTCGGAGGCGCTCGAACGCATCATCCGCTTCCAAAGCTGAGTCAGGCGCAGCCGTCAGGCCTGGGACGCCTCGTGCGCGTCGCCGAAACGGATCGGAGTCCCGGCGGCCACGCCGATCCTGCGCTGCAACGCCTCGTCGACCACGGCCCGCGGATCCGCCGTCTCGTCGACGGCGACCCCGAGCGAACGCAGCACCTCGGCCTCCGCGCCGCGGAGATCCAGCACCAGCGCCGTGACCGCCTCCGAGAGCGGCCCTTCCAGGCCGGCGACCGCGCGGGCCAGCGCGGATCGCACGGCCTTGCCCAGCGCGATCGGTTCTTCACCGCTGCCCGACTCGCGTTCCACCTGAGCGCTCGAGTAGTTCACCCCGTCCCCGGAGAGCGCCTCTGCGATCACTGACTCGTCTGCGAGTCGAACCTGCAGCTCGAGCACACTGCTCGACGCGGAGGGCACGGTCGAGAAGGGAAGCGGGATACCTCCGGAGGCCCCCGCGTGAGAATCGTGCGAGTGTTCGGACGCCTGCGAACCACCGTTGAAGGTGAACTTCAAATCCATATGCACCAGCCTACGCCCGCCCGCTGCGCGTACGCCCCGCCGCCTCCGCGCTGCGTTTCACCGCCCTCGCCGCCAGCCCTCGCCGCACGCGCCGCCGTCGCCGCCAGCCGTCACCGCCCTTCACTGCCCTCACCGCCCGCGCCCCTGGGCGATCGGGGTCGTTTTCGTGCGTGTCGCGCGACGCGACACGCACGAAAACGACCCCGAATCGGCGACACGGCCGAAAGTGACCCCGAAACGGATGGCGGTGCGGGGTCGGCGACGCCGCGCGTCCCGCGCCCCGCGCACACGGCAGCGGGCCCCGGTTCCGAAGAACCGGGGCCCGCTGAGCAGCGACTGGAGGCTTACGCCTGTGCTGCGAGGGTCTCCTCGAGCGAAGCCGAGGCGAGATCCGGGAACGCCTGGGCGACACCGTGGTTGGTGATGACGCCCTCGTGCGCGTTGAGGCCCTTGGCGAGCGAGGCGTCGTCGTTCAGCGCCTTCACCCAGCCCTTGTCGGCGAGCGCGACCACGTAGGGGAGCGTCGCGTTGGTGAGGGCAGCCGTCGAGGTCTCGGGCACC
This DNA window, taken from Leucobacter tenebrionis, encodes the following:
- a CDS encoding ABC transporter ATP-binding protein, which codes for MNTHNTTTTAPAVEIEGLSKSFGGHLAVHPLDLEIRENEFFSILGPSGCGKTTLMRMITGFETPTGGRVRLGGVDVTDAPTRNRDLNMLFQSYALFPHLTVFDNVVFELRVRRVPKAEADRRAKEALELVRLAHLGDRKPDQLSGGQRQRVALARAVVSGPKVVLLDEPLGALDQQLRKEMQYELKRMQREVGITFIYVTHDQEEALTMSDRIAVMSEGVVQQVAGPEDIYNRPETRFVAGFIGSCNLLDVTVPAGSAGQQVGAAAEGIGILPAVLAEDVHREQAGTLLLRPERIEVRRGEDAAGEGITGTVETLTFLGEEWHVHLAVGGHPIKVSLSSLVKERDLPGLAVGEELRIGWRPEDARIVIR
- a CDS encoding carbon-nitrogen hydrolase family protein — protein: MRVAVVQTTPGIDADVNFATIRRYTAEAASRGAGLVVFPEEAALLADDEIKPRMAEIVRDVWPRFEHLLAELARQHRVAIIAAGYEPNDAGTPYNTILAFDHTGGEIARYRKMHTYDAFAYRESAYVTRGSELPPIIEVEGLRVGIANCYDIRFPELFRSMADRGVDVISLSAAWVSGKGKEEHWEVLTKARAIENVSWFLASGTVGADSVGLSRVIDPLGVVVAGADAHGEGVVIADIDEERTRLARRMLPALDNRRIELEYSIR
- a CDS encoding RraA family protein, whose translation is MFFHTGSTPKGLSDELRAKLERLSFPTLGHYLEEGFVDPEIRRVVAAGGRVIGTAFTVRTTATDSTALHHAAGMIERGQVLVLDTGGDRRHAPLGEVVAAQLAVRGAAGAVVDGVVTDVDEIEGLGLTVHARGTSMLTTKLHGIDAGGVNVPVTCGGAVVRPGDAVLADANGVLAVPIDVLERIVDIALDDDAEEPELVGDLRAGRPLGALTGASATVEALLSSDTPQ
- a CDS encoding 3-keto-5-aminohexanoate cleavage protein is translated as MLLKAAINGGRSAEEHPAVPRTTEQIVEASLAAVAAGADVVHAHVLTDDGEQTIRPEAVGAWVRAMRAADPSIVIGTTTGLWTVSSHEERMAHVAAWPADALPDFASVAFSEEGAAEAAELVLERGMILESAVWSMEDVPALLASPTLYRNVRVLIEPEVEDAGIAVGQCREIAAVLREAGVTAPILYHGYDETVWPVVEAAIEDGCETRIGFEDGVTMPDGSAPRDNAELVRAVRELERR
- a CDS encoding Lrp/AsnC family transcriptional regulator, producing MLDDLDRRLIEMLARDGRRSFASLAEELGVSQSTVRSRLSKLREDDVLQIVALCNALLLGHQVVRLLLRVRNLTPRAVANGLLGISQINHVALVAGSHDLYLEATCRDQPRLIDLLDEIRRHPGVASIQPIIVTSLAKDYTWEGLRGTAGQSISDPDG
- a CDS encoding Lrp/AsnC family transcriptional regulator, coding for MDATKQQEEDSLLDDVDRDIIDELRVDGRLSFSEIGRRIGFSEPTVRQRYNRLVSLGIIYVVGMYDETKIGGIAAHIGIRVTEVPVARVAEQIADHPKVKYVACALGYYDIILDVVAQDAQELGRIVLQDLRRIRGISDLETLTVLEVMRDTYLWQGFRDPLPTNRAGRLLTRPGR
- a CDS encoding TM0106 family RecB-like putative nuclease, producing the protein MFMQDRADGLGQRIVTSASDLTAASMCEFAFLRRVDAKLGRNVEVPPDDDPMLARAARLGDAHEERTLEAYRARLGKGAVGAAGGVVEIPRPDSMSEVALLAVAEQTVAALRGRADVVFQATFFEPRIENATRERGGEGPGSGAELDIGFVGFADFLRLEPDGAYEVQDTKLARRAKVTALMQLAAYAEQIERLGVPVADEAVLILGDGVRSRHRIADIAPVFRARRERLHRLLRSRVGETGPDGSRESAAAIPWGADGIAACGRCEVCEPEIMRSRDPLLISGIRRSQRDALVAEGYDTIEAVAALAADAPSGKASLDGLAPQALERLSAQAAVQLETRPGEPPALRIIDAGALAALPEPSPGDLFFDFEGDPMYRQPGQGENSSWGIDYLFGMVDVDQRFTPIWAHDLAAEKRALLEFLDLVAERRSRYPDMHVYHYAPYERSHLLSIAARHGVGEARVDQLLRDHVLVDLYPIVRRALRVGSRSYSIKKLEPLYMGAELRDETGVTSGAQSVTEYAEASAQLASDDETERHEGQRRLDAIADYNRYDCVSTLRLRDWLLELGAAQGVTPSARSDGGEDAGPEIELSPVALALAVHAEAAGPRDRAAAALAASAIDYHQREQKSFWWAHFARLVDPLEEWADTRDVLVVDRANSAVDEPWHLPQRARVSRRRLRLRGELAPGSSLREGGEAYVLYEHPAPFPQRGAAPGARGARRVRIIERLDDGAVIDESLGDAQPYSDLPLALVPGPPPPAGAQKGAIEEWGASLAAELDRGRFPADPVVDLIRRVPPRLRGDGALAQPGSAQNDGKETDLIGAVVNSLLRLDRSYLAVQGPPGTGKTYLAARVIRNLVEQHGWRIGVVAQSHRVVENVLEGAVAAGMPASQVGKVPQGGALAEDAPAPAYTVLPRNGHARFVSDHSHAGRGCVIGGTAWDFSNPARFDRGSLDLLVIDEAGQFSLAPTIAASVAAERLLLLGDPQQLPQVSQGSHPEPVDTSALGWLLGDYETVPDELGYFLAETRRMRPELADVVSELAYEGRLRAHSTAAGREAIGAGPPGLVWHPVAHHGNATSSVEEAAEVVRIVREVLRGYLSERENPSAAGGAARRPLEERDLIVVAAYNAQVEVVGEALAAAGFARVRVGTVDKFQGQEAVIAIVTLAASSSDDVPRGLEFLLMRNRLNVAISRAQWAAHLVSSDRLGDGLPTTAEGLAALSGYLRLIERARTAEARESAPQNDRPR
- a CDS encoding pyridoxal phosphate-dependent aminotransferase gives rise to the protein MRITDEIAHRRAAGRDVVSLCAGEPGARPAPGTLKPAGYTGPLGTSPLREAIAGHYRGWYGVDVDPGTVAVTTGSSGAFQLVFLAAFDPGDRVALASPGYPAYRNILTALGVQVVEIQAGPETRYQPTPQLLDAAVREHGPLAGLVLASPANPTGTMLARAELAALVEWSRMNGARLISDEIYHGITFPDAGAESRNGGVASDARGVTVRELDAEAVVINSFSKYWGMTGWRLGWALLPPDLVAPFEALASNFALSPPAPAQELALSAFTEESYAQRDAVVAGFARARALILEAEPQLEWGVAAPSDGAFYYYSELGPQLERFGGSVAYARALLEEADVAVVPGVDFDPIAGDRAVRLSYAAGEAAVSEALERIIRFQS